The sequence ATGAACTTTCCGACGAAGATAAGCTAGTGGTATCGCGGGCACGACGCGTTCAGCGATTCCTCAGTCAGCCGTTCTTCGTGGCCGAGCAGTTTACGGGCCAGAGCGGTGAGTACGTCAAGATTGAAGATACCATCAAGGCGTTCAACATGATTCTGGACGGAGAGCTTGATCACCTGCCTGAAAATGCGTTTCACCTGGTTGGAACCATTGAGCAGGCCATCGAAAAAGGTGAAAGACTGACGGCCGAAGCGGAAGCTGAAGCGTAATCAAACCATAACCCAATTGAGGTAACACCGTGGCAAATACGTTTCAGGCACAGGTACTCACACCCGACGGATCCCTTTTTGAAGGGGAGGTAACCGGCGTAAGGGTGCCCGGCGTTCAGGGTAACTTTATGATGCTGCACAATCACGCACCGATCGTTTCTACACTGGGCGTAGGTGCGGTGGTTATCACAAAACCGGATAACAGCGAAATTGTGTATGCCGTCAGCGGCGGGTTTGTGGAGATGAACGACAACAGCATGACCCTTCTTGCGGAAAAAGCGGAAGAAGCATCCGAGATTGACAAAGAGGAAGCTGAGATGTTGCTTAAGGAAGCCAAAGGGCTTCTTTCAGATACCGTCGGCGACCGAAGCAAAGCGGAAAAAGAAGTAGCGATCGCTAAAAACAGGCTGAAGTTGGCCGATTAGAACCGCATTTGTTTTTGAACCATTTTAAAGCCTGTTCCGGGTAACCGGGGCAGGCTTTTTTTTGAGGCTAATAGGCAAAAGGATGGCCTTGAGGTCAGCCATGGAGGGAGGGGGAATGTTCAATGTTCAATGTTCAATGTTCAACCGAGCAACCGAATAACCGAACAATGAACAAGGGTATAGTTGGATAAATTGGTATCCGATAGCTGAAAGCTGATCGCTTAAAAAAGAATCCAAAGCTGCAATATACTACTCTGGTGCGCTTGGATTTTTGCGTCCGGAGACTCCATATACGATCATGCCGATGAAGGCGATTACCAGCATCAGCTGGCCAAACCAGTCGCCGTACCGTGCAAAGAAGGTTTTATGGTCGGACGTATAGATGGTGAAGGTGAAGGCAGCATCGACCCAGTACTCCGTTTCGAGCTGCACCTTGCCGTCGGGGGAGATGATTCCGGAAATGCCGTTGTTGGCCGATCGCACAATCCATCGCCGCTGCTCGATCGATCGAAGCCGTGCATAGTCGAAATGCTGCACATGTCCGTTCGAATCGCC comes from Rhodohalobacter mucosus and encodes:
- the atpC gene encoding ATP synthase F1 subunit epsilon, translating into MANTFQAQVLTPDGSLFEGEVTGVRVPGVQGNFMMLHNHAPIVSTLGVGAVVITKPDNSEIVYAVSGGFVEMNDNSMTLLAEKAEEASEIDKEEAEMLLKEAKGLLSDTVGDRSKAEKEVAIAKNRLKLAD